In Salmo salar chromosome ssa03, Ssal_v3.1, whole genome shotgun sequence, a single genomic region encodes these proteins:
- the LOC106601108 gene encoding uncharacterized protein isoform X3: MFLLIIILTTFGTLIADDAMSDGNLQCFNDNEKSMVCHFTTDKSKCAEYNMTLKFMGKENMEEFNATLWNSGKRLNSKVLCIKCSIKPKTPTVQMVKPTKNGNFLVKWKTNYPDDVPFSKDLIAELSYRKKGETDEVSKNDSTTSHELLGRDLEPNTIYALKVRTYTDMSGRFSDWSEELEFTNPASSRKILQIVIAFSCIAVIIITSALFWCSVRLKAKLWDNIPKCSNQDLLYMVPGVPKVLSPPKIRLSSIHVDSSKMDTEGKSWTNPSIVDGSSGRGSASELDSSSLSYAHKYSMSLEPSNVQIISHLQEALTKVFPSLVPLDGNPQSLLLAPPKTDDGTQMICPESNRDIGVCSSDYNPLHFMSESGGSCGSSCYNNITYSPSVPIQELTTSKTSSFPTQPLLFCNSSYHSGEAEVLKNGHPQLFLGTGQQDLNLSTNCAPLLQTDFSYHPCDGASDDSETTTSAEDTSLMYGSNDSNVSEPHNVISVVPGYQSFSKAVSKDNERGTDAFMDMPLPLKGFQDVDSSEPLIYDVNPCYHSLPDPGCCLPPSDGDYQTLQSLGQNSPDQWVSDKLLNKCLETEIPQSSMGNMPLNVIPNSQGGQCPIPGSPFLTAFCSVQAMQIDNDSSYHCV; encoded by the exons ATGTTTCTATTGATTATTATACTCACAACCTTTGGGACTTTGATAGCTGATGATG CAATGAGTGACGGAAATCTTCAATGCTTCAACGACAATGAAAAAAGTATGGTTTGTCATTTTACAACTGACAAGTCTaagtgtgctgaatacaacatgacATTGAAATTTATGGGCAAAGAAAATAT GGAGGAGTTTAATGCAACTCTTTGGAATTCTGGGAAGCGCCTAAATTCCAAAGTCCTCTGTATCAAATGCAGCA TAAAACCCAAAACCCCCACCGTCCAAATGGTGAAACCAACAAAAAATGGGAATTTCCTGGTCAAATGGAAGACAAACTACCCTGATGATGTACCGTTTTCTAAGGACTTGATTGCCGAATTGAGCTACAGAAAGAAAGGAGAAACAGATGAG GTGTCCAAAAATGACTCAACAACTTCCCATGAATTACTTGGCAGAGACTTGGAGCCAAACACCATTTATGCTCTGAAGGTCAGAACCTATACTGACATGAGCGGTCGTTTCAGTGACTGGAGTGAAGAGTTGGAATTCACCAACC CTGCATCATCTCGGAAAATACTCCAGATTGTCATTGCTTTCAGTTGCATTGCTGTTATCATCATCACAAGTGCTTTGTTTTGGTGCAGTGTTAG ACTCAAAGCCAAGTTGTGGGATAATATTCCTAAATGTTCAAACCAAGACCTTTTGTATATGGTTCCAGGAGTACCTAAG GTATTGTCTCCTCCCAAAATACGTTTATCCTCCATCCATGTTGATTCTTCAAAAATGGACACTGAAGGAAAATCATG GACAAACCCCTCGATAGTAGATGGGAGCAGTGGAAGAGGTAGTGCCTCAGAGCTTGACTCATCTTCCTTGAGTTATGCCCACAAATATTCCATGAGCCTGGAGCCTAGTAATGTGCAAATCATTAGCCATCTTCAAGAGGCCCTGACCAAAGTCTTTCCCAGCCTTGTTCCTTTGGACGGGAATCCTCAGTCATTGCTTTTAGCCCCTCCTAAGACAGATGATGGTACACAAATGATCTGCCCTGAGTCAAATAGAGACATTGGTGTGTGTTCATCTGACTACAATCCTCTTCATTTCATGAGTGAGTCTGGAGGCTCTTGTGGGTCGTCTTGTTACAACAATATTACCTACTCCCCCTCAGTGCCCATTCAAGAGTTAACAACAAGCAAGACATCCTCATTTCCTACGCAGCCTCTGCTCTTTTGTAACTCCTCCTACCATTCTGGGGAGGCTGAAGTGTTGAAAAATGGCCATCCACAGCTATTTCTTGGTACTggtcaacaagaccttaacttgTCCACTAACTGTGCACCCCTCTTGCAAACTGACTTTTCATATCACCCGTGTGATGGCGCCAGTGATGATTCAGAGACTACCACGTCAGCAGAGGACACCAGTCTGATGTACGGCTCTAATGACAGCAATGTGTCCGAACCTCACAATGTTATCAGTGTCGTTCCTGGATATCAGAGCTTCAGTAAGGCGGTCAGTAAGGACAATGAGAGAGGAACTGATGCCTTCATGGATATGCCACTGCCACTTAAGGGTTTCCAGGATGTGGACAGTAGCGAGCCACTGATTTACGATGTGAATCCATGTTACCACAGCCTGCCTGACCCTGGATGCTGCCTCCCCCCGAGTGATGGCGATTATCAGACTTTACAGAGCCTGGGACAAAATAGCCCAGATCAGTGGGTTTCAGACAAACTGCTGAACAAGTGTTTGGAGACTGAGATCCCTCAAAGCTCCATGGGGAACATGCCTCTAAATGTCATACCCAACTCACAGGGAGGACAATGTCCGATACCTGGAAGTCCCTTTCTTACTGCTTTCTGTTCAGTCCAAGCCATGCAAATAGACAATGACAGCTCTTATCATTGTGTGTGA
- the LOC106601108 gene encoding uncharacterized protein isoform X1, translating into MFLLIIILTTFGTLIADDAMSDGNLQCFNDNEKSMVCHFTTDKSKCAEYNMTLKFMGKENIAQNGCTFKEKERSNDVSKCGCSIDPMVFTIREEFNATLWNSGKRLNSKVLCIKCSIKPKTPTVQMVKPTKNGNFLVKWKTNYPDDVPFSKDLIAELSYRKKGETDEVSKNDSTTSHELLGRDLEPNTIYALKVRTYTDMSGRFSDWSEELEFTNPASSRKILQIVIAFSCIAVIIITSALFWCSVRLKAKLWDNIPKCSNQDLLYMVPGVPKVLSPPKIRLSSIHVDSSKMDTEGKSWTNPSIVDGSSGRGSASELDSSSLSYAHKYSMSLEPSNVQIISHLQEALTKVFPSLVPLDGNPQSLLLAPPKTDDGTQMICPESNRDIGVCSSDYNPLHFMSESGGSCGSSCYNNITYSPSVPIQELTTSKTSSFPTQPLLFCNSSYHSGEAEVLKNGHPQLFLGTGQQDLNLSTNCAPLLQTDFSYHPCDGASDDSETTTSAEDTSLMYGSNDSNVSEPHNVISVVPGYQSFSKAVSKDNERGTDAFMDMPLPLKGFQDVDSSEPLIYDVNPCYHSLPDPGCCLPPSDGDYQTLQSLGQNSPDQWVSDKLLNKCLETEIPQSSMGNMPLNVIPNSQGGQCPIPGSPFLTAFCSVQAMQIDNDSSYHCV; encoded by the exons ATGTTTCTATTGATTATTATACTCACAACCTTTGGGACTTTGATAGCTGATGATG CAATGAGTGACGGAAATCTTCAATGCTTCAACGACAATGAAAAAAGTATGGTTTGTCATTTTACAACTGACAAGTCTaagtgtgctgaatacaacatgacATTGAAATTTATGGGCAAAGAAAATAT AGCCCAGAATGGTTGTACTTTCAAGGAAAAGGAGAGGTCCAATGATGTTTCCAAATGTGGATGCTCTATTGATCCAATGGTCTTTACTATTAGGGAGGAGTTTAATGCAACTCTTTGGAATTCTGGGAAGCGCCTAAATTCCAAAGTCCTCTGTATCAAATGCAGCA TAAAACCCAAAACCCCCACCGTCCAAATGGTGAAACCAACAAAAAATGGGAATTTCCTGGTCAAATGGAAGACAAACTACCCTGATGATGTACCGTTTTCTAAGGACTTGATTGCCGAATTGAGCTACAGAAAGAAAGGAGAAACAGATGAG GTGTCCAAAAATGACTCAACAACTTCCCATGAATTACTTGGCAGAGACTTGGAGCCAAACACCATTTATGCTCTGAAGGTCAGAACCTATACTGACATGAGCGGTCGTTTCAGTGACTGGAGTGAAGAGTTGGAATTCACCAACC CTGCATCATCTCGGAAAATACTCCAGATTGTCATTGCTTTCAGTTGCATTGCTGTTATCATCATCACAAGTGCTTTGTTTTGGTGCAGTGTTAG ACTCAAAGCCAAGTTGTGGGATAATATTCCTAAATGTTCAAACCAAGACCTTTTGTATATGGTTCCAGGAGTACCTAAG GTATTGTCTCCTCCCAAAATACGTTTATCCTCCATCCATGTTGATTCTTCAAAAATGGACACTGAAGGAAAATCATG GACAAACCCCTCGATAGTAGATGGGAGCAGTGGAAGAGGTAGTGCCTCAGAGCTTGACTCATCTTCCTTGAGTTATGCCCACAAATATTCCATGAGCCTGGAGCCTAGTAATGTGCAAATCATTAGCCATCTTCAAGAGGCCCTGACCAAAGTCTTTCCCAGCCTTGTTCCTTTGGACGGGAATCCTCAGTCATTGCTTTTAGCCCCTCCTAAGACAGATGATGGTACACAAATGATCTGCCCTGAGTCAAATAGAGACATTGGTGTGTGTTCATCTGACTACAATCCTCTTCATTTCATGAGTGAGTCTGGAGGCTCTTGTGGGTCGTCTTGTTACAACAATATTACCTACTCCCCCTCAGTGCCCATTCAAGAGTTAACAACAAGCAAGACATCCTCATTTCCTACGCAGCCTCTGCTCTTTTGTAACTCCTCCTACCATTCTGGGGAGGCTGAAGTGTTGAAAAATGGCCATCCACAGCTATTTCTTGGTACTggtcaacaagaccttaacttgTCCACTAACTGTGCACCCCTCTTGCAAACTGACTTTTCATATCACCCGTGTGATGGCGCCAGTGATGATTCAGAGACTACCACGTCAGCAGAGGACACCAGTCTGATGTACGGCTCTAATGACAGCAATGTGTCCGAACCTCACAATGTTATCAGTGTCGTTCCTGGATATCAGAGCTTCAGTAAGGCGGTCAGTAAGGACAATGAGAGAGGAACTGATGCCTTCATGGATATGCCACTGCCACTTAAGGGTTTCCAGGATGTGGACAGTAGCGAGCCACTGATTTACGATGTGAATCCATGTTACCACAGCCTGCCTGACCCTGGATGCTGCCTCCCCCCGAGTGATGGCGATTATCAGACTTTACAGAGCCTGGGACAAAATAGCCCAGATCAGTGGGTTTCAGACAAACTGCTGAACAAGTGTTTGGAGACTGAGATCCCTCAAAGCTCCATGGGGAACATGCCTCTAAATGTCATACCCAACTCACAGGGAGGACAATGTCCGATACCTGGAAGTCCCTTTCTTACTGCTTTCTGTTCAGTCCAAGCCATGCAAATAGACAATGACAGCTCTTATCATTGTGTGTGA
- the LOC106601108 gene encoding uncharacterized protein isoform X2 translates to MSDGNLQCFNDNEKSMVCHFTTDKSKCAEYNMTLKFMGKENIAQNGCTFKEKERSNDVSKCGCSIDPMVFTIREEFNATLWNSGKRLNSKVLCIKCSIKPKTPTVQMVKPTKNGNFLVKWKTNYPDDVPFSKDLIAELSYRKKGETDEVSKNDSTTSHELLGRDLEPNTIYALKVRTYTDMSGRFSDWSEELEFTNPASSRKILQIVIAFSCIAVIIITSALFWCSVRLKAKLWDNIPKCSNQDLLYMVPGVPKVLSPPKIRLSSIHVDSSKMDTEGKSWTNPSIVDGSSGRGSASELDSSSLSYAHKYSMSLEPSNVQIISHLQEALTKVFPSLVPLDGNPQSLLLAPPKTDDGTQMICPESNRDIGVCSSDYNPLHFMSESGGSCGSSCYNNITYSPSVPIQELTTSKTSSFPTQPLLFCNSSYHSGEAEVLKNGHPQLFLGTGQQDLNLSTNCAPLLQTDFSYHPCDGASDDSETTTSAEDTSLMYGSNDSNVSEPHNVISVVPGYQSFSKAVSKDNERGTDAFMDMPLPLKGFQDVDSSEPLIYDVNPCYHSLPDPGCCLPPSDGDYQTLQSLGQNSPDQWVSDKLLNKCLETEIPQSSMGNMPLNVIPNSQGGQCPIPGSPFLTAFCSVQAMQIDNDSSYHCV, encoded by the exons ATGAGTGACGGAAATCTTCAATGCTTCAACGACAATGAAAAAAGTATGGTTTGTCATTTTACAACTGACAAGTCTaagtgtgctgaatacaacatgacATTGAAATTTATGGGCAAAGAAAATAT AGCCCAGAATGGTTGTACTTTCAAGGAAAAGGAGAGGTCCAATGATGTTTCCAAATGTGGATGCTCTATTGATCCAATGGTCTTTACTATTAGGGAGGAGTTTAATGCAACTCTTTGGAATTCTGGGAAGCGCCTAAATTCCAAAGTCCTCTGTATCAAATGCAGCA TAAAACCCAAAACCCCCACCGTCCAAATGGTGAAACCAACAAAAAATGGGAATTTCCTGGTCAAATGGAAGACAAACTACCCTGATGATGTACCGTTTTCTAAGGACTTGATTGCCGAATTGAGCTACAGAAAGAAAGGAGAAACAGATGAG GTGTCCAAAAATGACTCAACAACTTCCCATGAATTACTTGGCAGAGACTTGGAGCCAAACACCATTTATGCTCTGAAGGTCAGAACCTATACTGACATGAGCGGTCGTTTCAGTGACTGGAGTGAAGAGTTGGAATTCACCAACC CTGCATCATCTCGGAAAATACTCCAGATTGTCATTGCTTTCAGTTGCATTGCTGTTATCATCATCACAAGTGCTTTGTTTTGGTGCAGTGTTAG ACTCAAAGCCAAGTTGTGGGATAATATTCCTAAATGTTCAAACCAAGACCTTTTGTATATGGTTCCAGGAGTACCTAAG GTATTGTCTCCTCCCAAAATACGTTTATCCTCCATCCATGTTGATTCTTCAAAAATGGACACTGAAGGAAAATCATG GACAAACCCCTCGATAGTAGATGGGAGCAGTGGAAGAGGTAGTGCCTCAGAGCTTGACTCATCTTCCTTGAGTTATGCCCACAAATATTCCATGAGCCTGGAGCCTAGTAATGTGCAAATCATTAGCCATCTTCAAGAGGCCCTGACCAAAGTCTTTCCCAGCCTTGTTCCTTTGGACGGGAATCCTCAGTCATTGCTTTTAGCCCCTCCTAAGACAGATGATGGTACACAAATGATCTGCCCTGAGTCAAATAGAGACATTGGTGTGTGTTCATCTGACTACAATCCTCTTCATTTCATGAGTGAGTCTGGAGGCTCTTGTGGGTCGTCTTGTTACAACAATATTACCTACTCCCCCTCAGTGCCCATTCAAGAGTTAACAACAAGCAAGACATCCTCATTTCCTACGCAGCCTCTGCTCTTTTGTAACTCCTCCTACCATTCTGGGGAGGCTGAAGTGTTGAAAAATGGCCATCCACAGCTATTTCTTGGTACTggtcaacaagaccttaacttgTCCACTAACTGTGCACCCCTCTTGCAAACTGACTTTTCATATCACCCGTGTGATGGCGCCAGTGATGATTCAGAGACTACCACGTCAGCAGAGGACACCAGTCTGATGTACGGCTCTAATGACAGCAATGTGTCCGAACCTCACAATGTTATCAGTGTCGTTCCTGGATATCAGAGCTTCAGTAAGGCGGTCAGTAAGGACAATGAGAGAGGAACTGATGCCTTCATGGATATGCCACTGCCACTTAAGGGTTTCCAGGATGTGGACAGTAGCGAGCCACTGATTTACGATGTGAATCCATGTTACCACAGCCTGCCTGACCCTGGATGCTGCCTCCCCCCGAGTGATGGCGATTATCAGACTTTACAGAGCCTGGGACAAAATAGCCCAGATCAGTGGGTTTCAGACAAACTGCTGAACAAGTGTTTGGAGACTGAGATCCCTCAAAGCTCCATGGGGAACATGCCTCTAAATGTCATACCCAACTCACAGGGAGGACAATGTCCGATACCTGGAAGTCCCTTTCTTACTGCTTTCTGTTCAGTCCAAGCCATGCAAATAGACAATGACAGCTCTTATCATTGTGTGTGA
- the LOC106601110 gene encoding non-structural maintenance of chromosomes element 1 homolog yields MARPLGESHKRFLQTMMVNGIIDGAKARALHRHCCETHGAHYAHDKLDEFIEVINAQLQPMFMQIRKGMSEEDGLQYHALVNMAETDVTRMSTDYADNELELFRKTMDLIVDSDNGTASSTDILNCADSLQTKKLKKRETEHVLNRLVQDKWLNEKNGDYSLSTRCIMEMEPYIRMLYQDQVKVCHICHNVALQCQMCENPTCGIKIHTPCVARYFKGRTDPRCPACEDFWPHEVPDVYRPPSSQSETQSAAKENTAPTPTPRSTAQARRTKRS; encoded by the exons ATGGCTCGACCACTGGGAGAAAGCCATAAAAGGTTCCTGCAAACCATGATGGTCAATGGGATCATTGATGGTGCCAAGGCAAGGGCTCTCCACCGGCATTGCTGTGAGACACACGGTG CACACTATGCTCATGATAAACTCGATGAATTCATCGAGGTTATCAATGCCCAGCTGCAGCCCATGTTCATGCAGATCAGAAAAGGGATGTCTGAGGAGGATGGTCTACAGTACCATGCTTTG GTGAACATGGCTGAAACTGATGTGACCAGGATGTCAACTGATTATGCAGACAACGAGTTGGAATTATTCCGAAAAACA ATGGACCTAATTGTGGACTCTGACAATGGAACCGCCTCTTCCACGGACATTCTTAACTGTGCCGACAGCCTCCAGACAAAGAAGCTAAAGAAAAGAGAAACGGAACATGTACTGAACAGGCTTGTTCAGGATAAGTGGCTGAATGAG AAAAATGGTGACTACTCTCTCTCCACTCGATGTATAATGGAGATGGAGCCATATATTCGGATGTTGTATCAAGACCAGGTCAAGGTCTGCCACATCTGTCACAATGTGGCTTTGCAG TGCCAGATGTGTGAAAATCCTACATGTGGCATCAAAATCCACACCCCTTGTGTCGCCAGATACTTCAAAGGAAGGACTGATCCACGATGCCCTGCCTGTGAGGACTTCTGGCCACATGAGGTCCCAG ATGTGTATAGACCTCCGTCCTCTCAGAGCGAGACTCAGTCAGCAGCCAAAGAGAACACGGCCCCCACCCCCACTCCTCGGTCTACAGCTCAGGCCCGGAGGACCAAGAGGTCATAA
- the LOC106601109 gene encoding lysine-specific demethylase 8, translating into MAELWSAISAALPVTEAEFLLDFSEKVEPSVVDVLKRCRQQLYTGSGRWRQNAQIILDFSWEKLNTGTWRDVDKEWRCLYSYGCLFKVAALCRDDASPATVQEAIRTCDLGLLMGAAIMDNILQTFVKILQNEIRKRHSNEENLSEGVSAKKMKVDCVSVPVVKQALAVPRIHCPSLESFKKDYLDPQKPVILEGIIDHWPAFKNHPWSIEYLQTVAGCRTVPVEVGSRYTDEEWSQTLLTVNEFIDRYIVVKDASSLGYLAQHQLFDQVPELKDDIRIPDYCCLGEGEEDDITINAWFGPGGTVSPLHQDPQQNFLAQVVGRKYIRLYSPEDTEKLYPHQLQLLHNTSQVEVESPDVVRFPEFVKAPDLECVLQPGEVLFIPVKHWHYVRSLELSFSVSFWWS; encoded by the exons ATGGCAGAACTGTGGTCAGCTATCTCTGCTGCTTTGCCTGTGACGGAGGCAGAATTTCTACTTGACTTCAGTGAAAAGGTTGAGCCCAGTGTGGTAGATGTGCTGAAACGTTGCAGGCAGCAGCTGTACACCGGGAGCGGTCGATGGAGGCAAAACGCTCAGATCATCTTGGACTTTTCCTGGGAGAAGCTCAACACAGGAACGTGGCGTGATGTGGACAAGGAGTGGAGGTGTTTGTATTCATATGGCTGCCTGTTCAAAGTAGCTGCCCTATGCCGTGATGATGCCTCACCAGCTACAGTGCAGGAGGCCATACGGACATGTGACTTGGGCCTGCTCATGGGGGCAGCCATCATGGACAATATTTTACAAACCTTTGTAAAGATCCTGCAAAATGAAATCAGGAAGAGGCACTCCAATGAGGAGAATCTTAGTGAAGGAGTTAGTGCTAAG AAAATGAAGGTTGACTGTGTGTCAGTGCCTGTGGTCAAGCAGGCTCTGGCAGTACCAAGGATACACTGTCCATCATTGGAGAGCTTCAAGAAAGATTACTTGGATCCACAAAAGCCAGTCATATTAGAGGGTATCATAGATCACTGGCCAGCCTTCAAAAATCACCCTTGGAG CATAGAAtacctgcaaactgttgctggtTGTCGGACTGTACCTGTTGAAGTGGGCTCAAGATATACCGATGAGGAATGGTCACAGACACTCCTTACGGTCAATGAATTCATCGATCGCTATATTGTTGTGAAA GACGCATCAAGTTTGGGATATCTTGCTCAGCACCAGCTATTTGATCAG GTCCCCGAGCTGAAAGACGACATCCGTATCCCTGACTACTGTTGTCTTGGTGAGGGAGAGGAAGATGACATCACGATCAATGCTTGGTTTGGGCCAGGAGGTACAGTGTCCCCCCTTCATCAAGATCCTCAACAGAACTTCCTGGCTCAG GTGGTTGGAAGAAAGTACATTCGTCTGTATTCCCCTGAGGACACCGAGAAACTCTACCCTCACCAATTGCAGCTCCTACACAACACTAGTCAG gtggaggtggagagtccagacGTGGTGCGATTCCCAGAGTTTGTGAAGGCTCCCGACCTAGAGTGTGTGTTGCAGCCTGGGGAGGTCTTGTTCATCCCAGTCAAACACTGGCATTACGTGCGTTCTTTGGAGCTCAGCTTCTCTGTGAGCTTCTGGTGGTCATGA